The stretch of DNA CATATCAGTTTCTTAGCTGCTTTAATCAACAGGATTGTAACCAACATAGATATTGAGGGGGACACTTCTGCCCTAATATCCAGATTAATAATCAGCCAAGGAGGGgatcatttattttcaaattattacatttggtaacccacaaaaatatgaaacatatAAATATGTGGTTATAGTCTTGCAATAATAtgatttcctgtttttttttccagacccaaaatttctgttttgtgttacagcagtttttttttttcacaaagatGAAATACCTTCCGTgtgattttaatataattgaggtactattataattttattcaaattttaatcatttttttaacatgtaaACATAgttcttattcatttttatttcagttttagtacaagttaaactaaaatcaaatgagaaatgttaccctggcaactagctgaaataaaatttaaaaaaaagattttaatattttattttggttacactttattttaaggtatctTTGTTACggtataattatacatttaattactgagtaatattagttaactacatgtacttactatatggttagggttgggattagggttagggttacttgcatgtaattatgcattatttattgttattataatagtaagtagtATTAGTATCAGGGTAGTTTTCTGAGATATTAAGATTTATTAGTGCAGGGGTATTTAAGTAAAAATTTCAAAACAAGTGAGGAAAAAAAGCATATGGAGTCATATTTTCAGTTCAAAACTTTATTTCCCAAAGGAAACGTTGTATTTCTCATCTTATAAGGGGCCAACATAAATGTGAAAAGTAATTAATCTTATTTAAGCAAAATTTCGTTGTTATATAAACTTTATCAAGCCACAAATGATCTGTCATAATTAATCAAACAGAAAAGTATCATTTTAAAAGTCTAATAACAGGTCACTGCTGAAAATTTATGTTGATTTTGTGCTGCAGCAGAAATTCAGAGCTCCTTCAATATATGTCAGAACATtagtcagaaaaataaatacaatgcaaAGTCCTTATTTTGTCTGTGGGCCGACTGGATCGATGCTGGGGGTTCGATTTGTGAAGGGGTGCCACTGGCCCTGGATACTGGGACTGTCTGTGTGGAAGGGTTTACGAATGCGGATGATGTCCAGTCCTGACTGGTTGGACAGCTTGGTTATAAGTTCTGCAATTTCCTGTGATGTTTTGTTGGTGACTGTCTCCTCCTTCACATTACCATTCACTGCACAGATCAAATAACAACAGTGAGtgcacaggtttttttttacattttataactcCAAATTGTACATGTTTAGTAAATACTGCAGGAAACGACAAGGTCAGACTTACAATATTCCGCTACTATCTTTGGAATCCTGCAGGACTGAGGGGAGATGTAAACCACAGTTCCTGAGTTATTCTTGGCAAAGTCGACTACACCTTCTTCGATGAAATCCCTGGAGGAATATAATTAGAATTAAGTGATTTACAGTaagcaaaacacaaataatGCACAATGTCAAATGATCTCACTGAAACATGGTACTTAATCTACCCCACACTATATTTAACATCAGCTGCATTAAATATCATCCTAAACCCCagcaaaataaaaaggtttcactttttctttgcaaaataatttatttaaaaataataaatacaaccctaattccggaaatgttgggatgttttttcaatttgaataaaatgaaaactaaaagactttcaaatcacatgagccaatattttattcacaatagaacatagataacataaatgtttaactgagaaattttacacttttatccactaaatgagctcatttcaaatttaatgcctgctacaggtctcataaaagttggcacgggggcaacacatggctgaaaatgcaagaaattttgaaaagattcagctgggagaacatctagcaactaattaagttaactgacatcaggtctgtagcATGATTAGCtttaaaagggatgtcttagagagtctcttagaagtaaagatgggcagaggcttttcaatctgtgaaagagtgtgtaaaaagattgtgaaatactttaaaaacaacgttcctcaatgtcaaactgcaaaggctttgcaaatctcatcaacacaatccgccgtgccatctgcagatgccaactaaagctctatcatgcaaaaaggaagccatatctgaacatggtccagaagcgccgtcgtgtcctgtgggccaaggctcatttaaaatggactgtttcaaagtgggaaaagtgttctatggtcagacgagtccaaatttggcattcttgttggaaatcacggacgccgtgtcctccgggctaaagaggagggagaccttccagcatgctatcagcgttcagttcaaaagccagcatctctgatggtatgggggtgcataagtgcatacggtatgggcagcttgcatgttttggaaggcactatgaatgctgaaaggtaaataaaggttttagagcaacatatgctccccctCCAGACAACGTGTATTTCATCAGGACAATGCAAatccacatactgcagctattacaacagcatggcttcgtagtagaagagtccgggtgctgaactggcctgcctgcagtccagatctttcacctatagagaacacttggcacatcattaaatgaaaaatacgtcaaaaacgaccacaaactcttcagcagctggaaacctatcaGGCCAGAATGGTGCCAAATTCCAACaacaaaactccagaaactcataaccttgatgcccagacgtcttcaaactgttttgaaaagaagaggagatgctacaccatggtaaacatgccccgtaccaactattttgagacctgtagcagacatcaaatttgaaatgagctcattttgtgcataaaatttaaaaatttctcagtttaaacatttatctatgttctattgtgaataaaatattggctcatgtgatttcaaatttaaaaaaacgtcccaacatttccagaattcatTTTACTATTTAGTTTTacataattgttattttattattattatctcggaaatactaataaaatacaacaaattagTGGATCTCCGTGCACAGTAAATACTCTATGGGTTTTTTTACGTACAGTGTTTCATTATACATGATCAGCACAGATGATGTAAACCCATACCTGACTCCTAAGGAGCCCTGGCCTTTCTTCGAGAAGATCAGAGATATTCGCTTCAGCTGACAAACATAACGACTCACTCCGTTTTGAAGAACGCTTTGTAAAAAACGACTCGGTGTTCCTCGAGCAGTCATGTTCACCTCTTCAGAGATCCTACATTCAGTTCAACTCACTCTTTGACTGCTGTCAGTATTGGTTAGAGTAATACCACGCACTTTGAATGATTAGATGTAGAGGACAGTCGTCAGAAGACATGTGGAATGTCATGTACGTTACAAATTGTCGTCCGGGTGGAAATAAAAGCTACGCTTTAGAAGTGACTGCAATACAGTTTTGTAACAATCAGAAAGTTCCCAATAGCattattacatgaaatttaaacaTGAGGCAgcttaattatttataaagataTTCTTATTACGATTTGAGGCTACATAATCTAATTATCTTTGTCTTGACTGACTACGACTAGAGTTTCGTGTTTCACACGGAAGTATTTTGGAGTGCGGACCTCATGTTCAGTAGGACGTGCAGACACATGATAACAGTTTGGCGCGCTTCTTGCAGATTAGTAAGTTTATGTATGTTTACAGTATgcaatttcaaatgtttatggtATATATGTTTCTTATACATGTTTTTCGGCACAGTTTCTCTTCAATAGTTTCATTAATTTTACAGATACACGTACATTATAGTTGAGTAATAATGTTAAGGGTCATGCATAGACAGTGTAACGTTACAGTTATTTTTTTGGTGACgctttataataacttttattaattaatcCGTAGCAAGCATTATAATACATCAGTAGTTCATGCACAtccttatataaatatatatacgaAAGTATATAAATGGCATTTTTAACTATTTGATCTACTAATGATTATATAATGTATTGATAATTGGTGACGCTattaggtaggtaggtaggtaggtaagTAAGTAATTTCTGCTACGCTGTTACGCAGTACGTTTTCATGTCCCCAtcataaatatcttaatatattgtcatttacaattttaaatattgaaatatttttttaaaccataatATTACAGAAAAAGTAACAGGTAATAATTTCATTACTTTCGTTTTGAGAAGATGTTACCATTTTGTTGTGTGGGCaaaacatacaggtgctggtcatataattagaatatcatcaaaaagttgatttatttcactaattccattcaaaaagtgaaacttgtatattatattcattcattacacacagactgatatatttcaaatgtttatttcttttaattttgatgattagagcttacagctcatgaaagtcaaaaatcagtatctcaaaatattagaatatttacatttgagtttgaataaatgaccatccctacagtataaattctgggtatctcttgttctttgaaaccacaataatggggaagactgctgacttggcaatgatccagaagacgaacattgacaccctccacaaagagggtaagtcacagagggtcattactgaaaggtgtggctgtttacagagtgctgtatcaaagcatattaaatgcaaagttgactggaaggaagaatttgggtaggaaaaggtgcacaagcaacagggatgaccgaccgcaagcttgagaatacagtcaagcaaagccgattcaaacacttgtgagagcttgacaaggagagaactgaagctggagtcagtgcatcaagagtcaccacgctcagacgtcttcaggaaaaggctaccaagccacttctgaaccagagacaacgtcagaagcatcttacctgggctgtggagaaaaagaactggactgttgctcagtgctccaaagtcctcttttcagatgaaagtaaattttacatttcatttggaaatcaaggtcccagagtctgaaggaagagtggagaggcacagaatccatgttgcttgaagtccagtgtgaagtttccacagtcagtgatgatttgggctgccatgtcatctgctggtgttggtccactgtgttttctgaagtccacagtcaacgcagccatctaccaggaaattttagagcacttcatgcttccttctgctgacaagctttatggagatgctgatttcattttccagcaggacttggcacctgcccacactgccaaaggtaccaaaagctggttcaatgaccatagtgttactgttcttgactggccagcaaactcgcctgacctgaaccccatagagaatctatggggtattgtcaagaggaagatgagagacaccagacccaacaatgcagatgagctgaaggccactatcagagcaacctgggctctcataacacctgagcactgccacagactgatcgactccatgccacgccgcattgctgcagtaattcaggcaaaaggagccccaactaagtattgagtgctgtacatgctcatacttttcattttcatacttttcagttggccaagatttctaaaaatcctttctttgtattggtcttaagtaatattctaatattttgagatactgatttttgactttcatgagctgtaagctctaatcatcaaaattaaaagaaataaacatttgaaatatatcagtctgtgtgtaatgaatgaatataatatacaagtttcactttttgaatggaattagtgaaataaatcaactttttgatgatattctaattatatgaccagcacctgtatattacaATGCAATACCAGTGATGAGTGagaaatgtacaaataaatgttcctAAAAAAGCTTaatttatcatatttgatacattttaaaatgctttttctaaaagaaaaaaaaagattattgatccagtaagtgttcatcctgaaatattactaacaatataaaagttattcttaTTTTCACAGTGAAAATCATGATATGGGGGAATCATTTTTAGAATTATACTTTTACTtgataaaaagtataaaatatcaATCAGATGACAGAAAGAATGCAACAACAGATTTTCTGCAATGTGTTGATCATGTTGATAgtttagaggccttagaaaattacatttcaaatgtgatgCAGTAGGTTTAAGGGGGTTAACTTACTGTATGTTTATGTTAACAGTatgtttacttttaaaagttcaaaagataGATCATAACACAAATGACCCATGTTTATGACAAGTTCTGTTGCAGTCACATTTTTAAACTGCATATTGTAATTGTGCAAATGTTCTGTGATCATTGCAGGTCTGATGTCCTGAATTAACAGCAAATGTGGAGGAGCAGGTTTCTCAGGGGGGCAGGCTGTCTCTTGCAGGGGACAGGCTGTATTCCTTGTAAACCctctcatcttcctctctgGAGATATCTATCATTTTACCAGCCCTGCCTCAGTCCAGTCCTACAGCATTCTTTTAGGGCGCCAACTTGGTATTGTTTTGAAAACCGATTAAAACCTGCTGTTGCTTTATATTTCTGCAGAACATTAAGAAAAGATGCAAAGTCTATCATTGACTTCCCTGCCCAGCCCCTCACAGTGACTGATATCAAGCAGTATCTTCGttccaaagatatccctttcCACGATGGCTACAGCTGCTTACATGCTCCTAGTATTTTTATGGAACCAGCACCTGAAGGGTCTGGAAAAGAGAATTACTCACTGTTCATCGATAAAACCACCGGACAGTTTCTGTGTAAGGATACTTTAGTGGAGGGGAGCTGGGAGGACCTCCAGGATTGCATTGAGGTGATGTTTAATGAGAATCAGACCTCCATCAGTCCTAATGTGCTGCTGGGGTTTCCTGAGAGCATGGAGGAGCAAGAAGAAAGAGAGATGGACATGAAGGAGGTGCAAAGAATATGGAGCAGCTCTTTGCCATTTTCAGACCTACTGGATGAGGAAGTGCAGCTCATTAAAACCATGTTTCAGATTGGTAAACTCACCAACGCCACACTGAAGAAATTTGGGGTCAGGTTCTTCAAGCCCACCAAGAGTTTGGTGTTCCCCTGGTTTAGTGGACATGACTCGGGCCTCCGGGGTGTTAAGCTGCTTTCCGCTGCCGTGAAAAGTGATGGAAAGGTGGTCTACACTGAAGCTACGGTTCCAAAAATCTCCAGCTACCACAACCTCTTCGGCCTACCTTTGATAGGACGGAAGGACGGTGAGGTTGTGCTCACAGGACGTGAGATAGACAGCATGGCAGTGAGTCAGGCTACCAGTCTTCCGTCTTTGGCCTTGCCACGGGGTGTAAGCTGTCTGCCTCCGATACTCCTGCCTTATCTGGAGCAATTCAAGAAAGTCACACTGTGGCTGGGGGGAGATATGCGCTCCTGGGAAGCCTCAAAAATATTCTCCAGGAAACTTGGACTGAAGCGCTGTTCTCTTATCCGGCCAGGGGACTTTCAGCCGTGCCCCAGTGAGGCACTGACCCAGGGCAGGAACTTGGCGCGAATTGTCAAGGCTTCAATCCCTGCTGCCCACAAGTCCATTGTGTCCTTCAAGCAGCTCAGGGAGGATGTGTATGGGGAACTGGCTAATGTGGAGCAGGTGGCTGGGATACAGTGGTCTCGATTCCCTGAGCTTAATCGTATCCTTAAAGGTCATCGCAAGGGGGAGCTGACAGTTTTTACAGGTATAGACAACACAGCTATATAAAGCAGAACTTTGCGTTATGCAAAGTTTTCTGTACTTTActgtaccaaaaaaaaaaaaatatatatatatatatatatatatatatatagtatagcattgtttttattaattgcattctgtaatatattgaataaaaataaaaatataaatctaaaataatattaaaatagaaatataatagattttaaatagaacagaacagaatagaatatttgtattttttatcatgcatgtgtttgtaaatACAGGTCCAACAGGCAGTGGAAAGACCACCTTCATCAGCGAGTTTGCCCTAGATCTGTGCATGCAGGGTGTCAACACATTATGGGGCAGCTTTGAAATCAACAATGTGCGTCTGGCCAAAATTATGCTCACCCAGTTTGCCAAGCAAAGGCTGGAGGAGAACCTGGATCAATATGACATGTGGGCTGATAAGTTTGAGGACCTGCCACTCTACTTTATGACCTTCCATGGACAGCAGAACATTAAGTAAATCATTGTCATTccttttataaaatctaatacATTGTTGGATTGTGAAATTGTATTGCAAGTCTTACGACACTTTTACATTTTCCTTATGCAGATGACAAAATTTTTCTCATGATCTTTAAATATGAACTGCACTTTTGCACCCTGCACAGGACTGTTTTGGATACCATGCAGCATGCCGTTTACCTGTATGACATCAGTCATGTGATTATTGACAACCTGCAGTTTATGATGGGCCAAGAGAACCTGTCTGTGGACAAGTAAGGCAACAATTTTAATATGATATTTGTTTAACAGTTTCTATGGTCCTGAAAAACTTGGAAGTATTGGGGATTTTTAAGACTGTGATTTCCTGGCTTGGAAaagtataaaattaaaaatcttgAGTAGTCATGGAAATTCTGTAGtcaataataatttttcttGTAATTCTCAGTTATTATTCTTTGTGGGTCAGATTTCTGTAAAAGGATTTCTTTAAAAGTAATCTCATCTattgagagagagatagagatacAGTCATgtccaaaaatatcggcacccttgcaattctgtcagaaaatgcaacccttctctcagaaaattgttgcagttgcaaatgttttggtactcgcatgtttattttttttgtatgcattggaacaacacaaaaaaacagaagaaaagtcaaatctgatacaattccacacagaacccaaaaaatgcactggacaaaattattggcacccttaacttaatatttggtagcacccgCTTTGGAAAAAATTACTGAAATCATTtgcttcctgtaaccatgaatgagtttcttacacctctctactggaattttggaccactcttcttttgcaaactgctccaggtcattcagatttgaaggatgcctttctcccaactgctgttttgagatctctccacaggtgttgtatgggattcagatctggatTCATTGCTGGTtatttcagaactctccagcgctttgtttgtaaccatttctgagtgctttttgaagtgtgtttcgggtcattgtcctgctggaagacccatgacctctggtggagacgcagctttctgacactggccactacgttgcgccccaaaattctttggtaatcatcagatttcatgatacagttcacacagtcaaggcatccagtgccagaagcagcaaatcaaccccaaaacatctttgaacctccaccatgtttgactgtagggactgtgttcttcactttgaaggcctcatttctttttcagtAAACAatgccatgatgtcctttaccaaaaagccCTACTTTTGTCTCTTCTGTcctccagtcttgcttttttaggcctttgtgtcagcagtggtgtcctcctggatctcctaccatagcgtcccttttcattcagtgcgagctgacactgttataccctgtgtctgcagatcagcttgaatttgtttggaagttaatctGGGTTATTCatccaccattcgaacaatccttcgttgtaatttttcattaattttgctcttccgtccacATCCAGGaaggttagctacagtgccatgggctgtaaacctcttgatgatattgcacagtggacacaggaacattaagatctctggagatggacttgtagccttgagatggtccatgtttttccacaatgttttctctcaaatccacagacaactctttacacttctttcttttctccatgctcagtgtgacacacagcacaaaggttgagtcaacttttctccattttaactggttgcaagtcTGATTACTATtttacttgccacaggtgtgtctaaatacaaattgcaggagcatcacatgcttgaaaagcaattatttcttacaaattTGACAAGGTGGCatataattttgtccagtccatttttgagttctgtgtgaaattttatcaagtttgacttctcttctctgtttttttgtgttgttgcagtgcaaacaaaaataataagcacgtgaataccaaaacatttgcaattggagcaattttctgagagaagtgttgcattttctgacagaattgcaagggtgccgatatttttggccatgactatgttttacaattaaaaaattattattattacattattattgtatttttttcccccttaggTTTGCAGTACAAGACCACATCATTGGAGCCTTCAGGAAGTTTGCCACAAACAGCTGCTGTCATGTGACTTTAATTATCCACCCTCGGAAGGAAGAGGATGATAAAGAACTGCAGACAGCATCCATCTTTGGCACAGCCAAGGTTGGTAGATACAGGCTGTGTCCACGTTTATTCCTCAGCTGTTAACTTGAAATACAAATGTACATGCTTAGTTTCTATCTATAAAAAAATCGAATGTATCTGTCTATAAAAAGTCTATAATGCATCATTTTCCCCATATCAGGCCAGCCAGGAGGCAGATAATGTGCTCATCCTTCAGGAGAAGAAGTTGGTGACGTGTCCAGGCCGTAGGTCCCTTCAGGTGGCCAAGAACCG from Onychostoma macrolepis isolate SWU-2019 chromosome 12, ASM1243209v1, whole genome shotgun sequence encodes:
- the mrpl43 gene encoding 39S ribosomal protein L43, mitochondrial, whose product is MTARGTPSRFLQSVLQNGVSRYVCQLKRISLIFSKKGQGSLGVRDFIEEGVVDFAKNNSGTVVYISPQSCRIPKIVAEYLNGNVKEETVTNKTSQEIAELITKLSNQSGLDIIRIRKPFHTDSPSIQGQWHPFTNRTPSIDPVGPQTK
- the twnk gene encoding twinkle protein, mitochondrial — protein: MWRSRFLRGAGCLLQGTGCIPCKPSHLPLWRYLSFYQPCLSPVLQHSFRAPTWYCFENRLKPAVALYFCRTLRKDAKSIIDFPAQPLTVTDIKQYLRSKDIPFHDGYSCLHAPSIFMEPAPEGSGKENYSLFIDKTTGQFLCKDTLVEGSWEDLQDCIEVMFNENQTSISPNVLLGFPESMEEQEEREMDMKEVQRIWSSSLPFSDLLDEEVQLIKTMFQIGKLTNATLKKFGVRFFKPTKSLVFPWFSGHDSGLRGVKLLSAAVKSDGKVVYTEATVPKISSYHNLFGLPLIGRKDGEVVLTGREIDSMAVSQATSLPSLALPRGVSCLPPILLPYLEQFKKVTLWLGGDMRSWEASKIFSRKLGLKRCSLIRPGDFQPCPSEALTQGRNLARIVKASIPAAHKSIVSFKQLREDVYGELANVEQVAGIQWSRFPELNRILKGHRKGELTVFTGPTGSGKTTFISEFALDLCMQGVNTLWGSFEINNVRLAKIMLTQFAKQRLEENLDQYDMWADKFEDLPLYFMTFHGQQNIKTVLDTMQHAVYLYDISHVIIDNLQFMMGQENLSVDKFAVQDHIIGAFRKFATNSCCHVTLIIHPRKEEDDKELQTASIFGTAKASQEADNVLILQEKKLVTCPGRRSLQVAKNRFDGDVGIFPLEFNKASLTFSAPVKGKQKLRKVKVDKNNSTEEIEETELKEKSEKAPKPAKAKTSKTVKGSAALKNTTDGEDNDQ